A single genomic interval of Xiphophorus couchianus chromosome 2, X_couchianus-1.0, whole genome shotgun sequence harbors:
- the ndrg4 gene encoding protein NDRG4 isoform X2, with the protein MAGMKEQQITEEKPLLLEQRGADADMQDKGEEASVGLPCPESPAPPNEPPPPRRPTHRWHAIARHWLRQTRRRTSGVLPECPEQLMPPGDWKEHDVETPYGMLHVVIRGAPKGNRPAILTYHDVGLNHKMCFNPFFNNEDMQEITKHFVICHVDAPGQHVGASQFPQGYQYPTMDQLAGMLPTVVQHFGFKSIVGIGVGAGAYILAKFALLFPDMVEGLVLLNIDPNGKGWIDWAASKLSGLTSTIPDTVLPHLFSQDEMVNNTELVQSYRQQITNSINHQNLQLFWNLYNSRRDLEMNRGGTTINAKTLKCPVMLVVGDNAPAEEGVVECNSKLDPTNTTFLKMADSGGLPQLTQPGKLTEAFKYFLQGMGYMPSASMTRLARSRTASLTSAGSMEGSRSRACTNSDSGEGVGAVSQTMEVSC; encoded by the exons ATGGCAGGGATGAAGGAACAGCAGATCACGGAAGAGAAGCCCCTGCTGCTGGAGCAAAGAGGAGCAGATGCAGACATG CAGGATAAAGGAGAGGAGGCATCGGTGGGACTCCCGTGCCCCGAAAGCCCTGCACCCCCTAATGAACCCCCTCCCCCCCGCCGCCCCACTCACCGCTGGCATGCCATCGCACGGCACTGGCTCCGCCAGACCCGCCGTCGGACCAGCGGGGTCCTCCCG GAATGCCCTGAACAACTGATGCCACCAGGTGACTGGAAG GAACATGATGTCGAGACTCCTTACGGGATGCTGCATGTGGTGATCCGAGGCGCTCCCAAGGGGAACAGGCCTGCGATCCTCACCTACCATGATGTGGGATTGAACC ACAAAATGTGCTTCAATCCCTTCTTCAATAATGAGGACATGCAGGAGATCACCAAGCACTTTGTGATTTGTCATGTCGACGCCCCAGGGCAACACGTTGGAGCTTCGCAGTTCCCACAAGG GTACCAGTATCCCACCATGGACCAGCTGGCTGGGATGCTGCCCACTGTTGTGCAGCATTTTGG atTCAAGAGCATTGTTGGGATCGGAGTCGGAGCTGGAGCTTATATTCTGGCCAAATTTGCT CTGTTGTTCCCTGACATGGTGGAGGGTTTGGTTCTGCTCAACATCGACCCGAACGGCAAAGGGTGGATTGACTGGGCTGCGTCAAAG CTGTCAGGTCTGACCAGCACCATCCCAGACACTGTGCTGCCACATCTTTTCAGCCAG GACGAAATGGTGAACAACACAGAACTGGTTCAGAGTTACCGACAACAGATAACAAACTCCATCAACCACCAAAACCTCCAACTTTTCTGGAACTTGTACAACAG tcgGAGGGACCTGGAGATGAACCGTGGTGGAACAACGATTAATGCCAAGACCTTGAA ATGTCCAGTGATGCTGGTTGTAGGAGACAACGCTCCTGCTGAAGAGGGAGTG GTTGAGTGCAACTCCAAGCTGGATCCAACCAACACCACCTTCCTAAAG ATGGCTGATTCTGGTGGACTGCCACAGCTCACACAG CCAGGGAAGCTGACTGAAGCCTTCAAGTATTTCCTGCAGGGAATGGGCTACA TGCCCTCTGCCAGCATGACCCGCCTGGCCCGCTCCAGGACAGCCTCCCTGACCAGCGCCGGCTCCATGGAGGGGTCCCGCTCTCGCGCCTGCACCAACTCCGACAGCGGCGAGGGTGTCGGTGCGGTCTCCCAGACCATGGAGGTGTCCTGCTGA
- the ndrg4 gene encoding protein NDRG4 isoform X3 — MAGMKEQQITEEKPLLLEQRGADADMQDKGEEASECPEQLMPPGDWKEHDVETPYGMLHVVIRGAPKGNRPAILTYHDVGLNHKMCFNPFFNNEDMQEITKHFVICHVDAPGQHVGASQFPQGYQYPTMDQLAGMLPTVVQHFGFKSIVGIGVGAGAYILAKFALLFPDMVEGLVLLNIDPNGKGWIDWAASKLSGLTSTIPDTVLPHLFSQDEMVNNTELVQSYRQQITNSINHQNLQLFWNLYNSRRDLEMNRGGTTINAKTLKCPVMLVVGDNAPAEEGVVECNSKLDPTNTTFLKMADSGGLPQLTQPGKLTEAFKYFLQGMGYIANVKDRRLSGGPVPSASMTRLARSRTASLTSAGSMEGSRSRACTNSDSGEGVGAVSQTMEVSC, encoded by the exons ATGGCAGGGATGAAGGAACAGCAGATCACGGAAGAGAAGCCCCTGCTGCTGGAGCAAAGAGGAGCAGATGCAGACATG CAGGATAAAGGAGAGGAGGCATCG GAATGCCCTGAACAACTGATGCCACCAGGTGACTGGAAG GAACATGATGTCGAGACTCCTTACGGGATGCTGCATGTGGTGATCCGAGGCGCTCCCAAGGGGAACAGGCCTGCGATCCTCACCTACCATGATGTGGGATTGAACC ACAAAATGTGCTTCAATCCCTTCTTCAATAATGAGGACATGCAGGAGATCACCAAGCACTTTGTGATTTGTCATGTCGACGCCCCAGGGCAACACGTTGGAGCTTCGCAGTTCCCACAAGG GTACCAGTATCCCACCATGGACCAGCTGGCTGGGATGCTGCCCACTGTTGTGCAGCATTTTGG atTCAAGAGCATTGTTGGGATCGGAGTCGGAGCTGGAGCTTATATTCTGGCCAAATTTGCT CTGTTGTTCCCTGACATGGTGGAGGGTTTGGTTCTGCTCAACATCGACCCGAACGGCAAAGGGTGGATTGACTGGGCTGCGTCAAAG CTGTCAGGTCTGACCAGCACCATCCCAGACACTGTGCTGCCACATCTTTTCAGCCAG GACGAAATGGTGAACAACACAGAACTGGTTCAGAGTTACCGACAACAGATAACAAACTCCATCAACCACCAAAACCTCCAACTTTTCTGGAACTTGTACAACAG tcgGAGGGACCTGGAGATGAACCGTGGTGGAACAACGATTAATGCCAAGACCTTGAA ATGTCCAGTGATGCTGGTTGTAGGAGACAACGCTCCTGCTGAAGAGGGAGTG GTTGAGTGCAACTCCAAGCTGGATCCAACCAACACCACCTTCCTAAAG ATGGCTGATTCTGGTGGACTGCCACAGCTCACACAG CCAGGGAAGCTGACTGAAGCCTTCAAGTATTTCCTGCAGGGAATGGGCTACA TTGCTAATGTGAAGGATCGGAGGTTAAGTGGAGGGCCAG TGCCCTCTGCCAGCATGACCCGCCTGGCCCGCTCCAGGACAGCCTCCCTGACCAGCGCCGGCTCCATGGAGGGGTCCCGCTCTCGCGCCTGCACCAACTCCGACAGCGGCGAGGGTGTCGGTGCGGTCTCCCAGACCATGGAGGTGTCCTGCTGA
- the ndrg4 gene encoding protein NDRG4 isoform X1 — protein sequence MAGMKEQQITEEKPLLLEQRGADADMQDKGEEASVGLPCPESPAPPNEPPPPRRPTHRWHAIARHWLRQTRRRTSGVLPECPEQLMPPGDWKEHDVETPYGMLHVVIRGAPKGNRPAILTYHDVGLNHKMCFNPFFNNEDMQEITKHFVICHVDAPGQHVGASQFPQGYQYPTMDQLAGMLPTVVQHFGFKSIVGIGVGAGAYILAKFALLFPDMVEGLVLLNIDPNGKGWIDWAASKLSGLTSTIPDTVLPHLFSQDEMVNNTELVQSYRQQITNSINHQNLQLFWNLYNSRRDLEMNRGGTTINAKTLKCPVMLVVGDNAPAEEGVVECNSKLDPTNTTFLKMADSGGLPQLTQPGKLTEAFKYFLQGMGYIANVKDRRLSGGPVPSASMTRLARSRTASLTSAGSMEGSRSRACTNSDSGEGVGAVSQTMEVSC from the exons ATGGCAGGGATGAAGGAACAGCAGATCACGGAAGAGAAGCCCCTGCTGCTGGAGCAAAGAGGAGCAGATGCAGACATG CAGGATAAAGGAGAGGAGGCATCGGTGGGACTCCCGTGCCCCGAAAGCCCTGCACCCCCTAATGAACCCCCTCCCCCCCGCCGCCCCACTCACCGCTGGCATGCCATCGCACGGCACTGGCTCCGCCAGACCCGCCGTCGGACCAGCGGGGTCCTCCCG GAATGCCCTGAACAACTGATGCCACCAGGTGACTGGAAG GAACATGATGTCGAGACTCCTTACGGGATGCTGCATGTGGTGATCCGAGGCGCTCCCAAGGGGAACAGGCCTGCGATCCTCACCTACCATGATGTGGGATTGAACC ACAAAATGTGCTTCAATCCCTTCTTCAATAATGAGGACATGCAGGAGATCACCAAGCACTTTGTGATTTGTCATGTCGACGCCCCAGGGCAACACGTTGGAGCTTCGCAGTTCCCACAAGG GTACCAGTATCCCACCATGGACCAGCTGGCTGGGATGCTGCCCACTGTTGTGCAGCATTTTGG atTCAAGAGCATTGTTGGGATCGGAGTCGGAGCTGGAGCTTATATTCTGGCCAAATTTGCT CTGTTGTTCCCTGACATGGTGGAGGGTTTGGTTCTGCTCAACATCGACCCGAACGGCAAAGGGTGGATTGACTGGGCTGCGTCAAAG CTGTCAGGTCTGACCAGCACCATCCCAGACACTGTGCTGCCACATCTTTTCAGCCAG GACGAAATGGTGAACAACACAGAACTGGTTCAGAGTTACCGACAACAGATAACAAACTCCATCAACCACCAAAACCTCCAACTTTTCTGGAACTTGTACAACAG tcgGAGGGACCTGGAGATGAACCGTGGTGGAACAACGATTAATGCCAAGACCTTGAA ATGTCCAGTGATGCTGGTTGTAGGAGACAACGCTCCTGCTGAAGAGGGAGTG GTTGAGTGCAACTCCAAGCTGGATCCAACCAACACCACCTTCCTAAAG ATGGCTGATTCTGGTGGACTGCCACAGCTCACACAG CCAGGGAAGCTGACTGAAGCCTTCAAGTATTTCCTGCAGGGAATGGGCTACA TTGCTAATGTGAAGGATCGGAGGTTAAGTGGAGGGCCAG TGCCCTCTGCCAGCATGACCCGCCTGGCCCGCTCCAGGACAGCCTCCCTGACCAGCGCCGGCTCCATGGAGGGGTCCCGCTCTCGCGCCTGCACCAACTCCGACAGCGGCGAGGGTGTCGGTGCGGTCTCCCAGACCATGGAGGTGTCCTGCTGA
- the ndrg4 gene encoding protein NDRG4 isoform X4: MAGMKEQQITEEKPLLLEQRGADADMECPEQLMPPGDWKEHDVETPYGMLHVVIRGAPKGNRPAILTYHDVGLNHKMCFNPFFNNEDMQEITKHFVICHVDAPGQHVGASQFPQGYQYPTMDQLAGMLPTVVQHFGFKSIVGIGVGAGAYILAKFALLFPDMVEGLVLLNIDPNGKGWIDWAASKLSGLTSTIPDTVLPHLFSQDEMVNNTELVQSYRQQITNSINHQNLQLFWNLYNSRRDLEMNRGGTTINAKTLKCPVMLVVGDNAPAEEGVVECNSKLDPTNTTFLKMADSGGLPQLTQPGKLTEAFKYFLQGMGYIANVKDRRLSGGPVPSASMTRLARSRTASLTSAGSMEGSRSRACTNSDSGEGVGAVSQTMEVSC, encoded by the exons ATGGCAGGGATGAAGGAACAGCAGATCACGGAAGAGAAGCCCCTGCTGCTGGAGCAAAGAGGAGCAGATGCAGACATG GAATGCCCTGAACAACTGATGCCACCAGGTGACTGGAAG GAACATGATGTCGAGACTCCTTACGGGATGCTGCATGTGGTGATCCGAGGCGCTCCCAAGGGGAACAGGCCTGCGATCCTCACCTACCATGATGTGGGATTGAACC ACAAAATGTGCTTCAATCCCTTCTTCAATAATGAGGACATGCAGGAGATCACCAAGCACTTTGTGATTTGTCATGTCGACGCCCCAGGGCAACACGTTGGAGCTTCGCAGTTCCCACAAGG GTACCAGTATCCCACCATGGACCAGCTGGCTGGGATGCTGCCCACTGTTGTGCAGCATTTTGG atTCAAGAGCATTGTTGGGATCGGAGTCGGAGCTGGAGCTTATATTCTGGCCAAATTTGCT CTGTTGTTCCCTGACATGGTGGAGGGTTTGGTTCTGCTCAACATCGACCCGAACGGCAAAGGGTGGATTGACTGGGCTGCGTCAAAG CTGTCAGGTCTGACCAGCACCATCCCAGACACTGTGCTGCCACATCTTTTCAGCCAG GACGAAATGGTGAACAACACAGAACTGGTTCAGAGTTACCGACAACAGATAACAAACTCCATCAACCACCAAAACCTCCAACTTTTCTGGAACTTGTACAACAG tcgGAGGGACCTGGAGATGAACCGTGGTGGAACAACGATTAATGCCAAGACCTTGAA ATGTCCAGTGATGCTGGTTGTAGGAGACAACGCTCCTGCTGAAGAGGGAGTG GTTGAGTGCAACTCCAAGCTGGATCCAACCAACACCACCTTCCTAAAG ATGGCTGATTCTGGTGGACTGCCACAGCTCACACAG CCAGGGAAGCTGACTGAAGCCTTCAAGTATTTCCTGCAGGGAATGGGCTACA TTGCTAATGTGAAGGATCGGAGGTTAAGTGGAGGGCCAG TGCCCTCTGCCAGCATGACCCGCCTGGCCCGCTCCAGGACAGCCTCCCTGACCAGCGCCGGCTCCATGGAGGGGTCCCGCTCTCGCGCCTGCACCAACTCCGACAGCGGCGAGGGTGTCGGTGCGGTCTCCCAGACCATGGAGGTGTCCTGCTGA
- the ndrg4 gene encoding protein NDRG4 isoform X5, which produces MPECWDGEHDVETPYGMLHVVIRGAPKGNRPAILTYHDVGLNHKMCFNPFFNNEDMQEITKHFVICHVDAPGQHVGASQFPQGYQYPTMDQLAGMLPTVVQHFGFKSIVGIGVGAGAYILAKFALLFPDMVEGLVLLNIDPNGKGWIDWAASKLSGLTSTIPDTVLPHLFSQDEMVNNTELVQSYRQQITNSINHQNLQLFWNLYNSRRDLEMNRGGTTINAKTLKCPVMLVVGDNAPAEEGVVECNSKLDPTNTTFLKMADSGGLPQLTQPGKLTEAFKYFLQGMGYIANVKDRRLSGGPVPSASMTRLARSRTASLTSAGSMEGSRSRACTNSDSGEGVGAVSQTMEVSC; this is translated from the exons ATGCCTGAGTGTTGGGACGGG GAACATGATGTCGAGACTCCTTACGGGATGCTGCATGTGGTGATCCGAGGCGCTCCCAAGGGGAACAGGCCTGCGATCCTCACCTACCATGATGTGGGATTGAACC ACAAAATGTGCTTCAATCCCTTCTTCAATAATGAGGACATGCAGGAGATCACCAAGCACTTTGTGATTTGTCATGTCGACGCCCCAGGGCAACACGTTGGAGCTTCGCAGTTCCCACAAGG GTACCAGTATCCCACCATGGACCAGCTGGCTGGGATGCTGCCCACTGTTGTGCAGCATTTTGG atTCAAGAGCATTGTTGGGATCGGAGTCGGAGCTGGAGCTTATATTCTGGCCAAATTTGCT CTGTTGTTCCCTGACATGGTGGAGGGTTTGGTTCTGCTCAACATCGACCCGAACGGCAAAGGGTGGATTGACTGGGCTGCGTCAAAG CTGTCAGGTCTGACCAGCACCATCCCAGACACTGTGCTGCCACATCTTTTCAGCCAG GACGAAATGGTGAACAACACAGAACTGGTTCAGAGTTACCGACAACAGATAACAAACTCCATCAACCACCAAAACCTCCAACTTTTCTGGAACTTGTACAACAG tcgGAGGGACCTGGAGATGAACCGTGGTGGAACAACGATTAATGCCAAGACCTTGAA ATGTCCAGTGATGCTGGTTGTAGGAGACAACGCTCCTGCTGAAGAGGGAGTG GTTGAGTGCAACTCCAAGCTGGATCCAACCAACACCACCTTCCTAAAG ATGGCTGATTCTGGTGGACTGCCACAGCTCACACAG CCAGGGAAGCTGACTGAAGCCTTCAAGTATTTCCTGCAGGGAATGGGCTACA TTGCTAATGTGAAGGATCGGAGGTTAAGTGGAGGGCCAG TGCCCTCTGCCAGCATGACCCGCCTGGCCCGCTCCAGGACAGCCTCCCTGACCAGCGCCGGCTCCATGGAGGGGTCCCGCTCTCGCGCCTGCACCAACTCCGACAGCGGCGAGGGTGTCGGTGCGGTCTCCCAGACCATGGAGGTGTCCTGCTGA
- the ndrg4 gene encoding protein NDRG4 isoform X6, whose amino-acid sequence MPECWDGEHDVETPYGMLHVVIRGAPKGNRPAILTYHDVGLNHKMCFNPFFNNEDMQEITKHFVICHVDAPGQHVGASQFPQGYQYPTMDQLAGMLPTVVQHFGFKSIVGIGVGAGAYILAKFALLFPDMVEGLVLLNIDPNGKGWIDWAASKLSGLTSTIPDTVLPHLFSQDEMVNNTELVQSYRQQITNSINHQNLQLFWNLYNSRRDLEMNRGGTTINAKTLKCPVMLVVGDNAPAEEGVVECNSKLDPTNTTFLKMADSGGLPQLTQPGKLTEAFKYFLQGMGYMPSASMTRLARSRTASLTSAGSMEGSRSRACTNSDSGEGVGAVSQTMEVSC is encoded by the exons ATGCCTGAGTGTTGGGACGGG GAACATGATGTCGAGACTCCTTACGGGATGCTGCATGTGGTGATCCGAGGCGCTCCCAAGGGGAACAGGCCTGCGATCCTCACCTACCATGATGTGGGATTGAACC ACAAAATGTGCTTCAATCCCTTCTTCAATAATGAGGACATGCAGGAGATCACCAAGCACTTTGTGATTTGTCATGTCGACGCCCCAGGGCAACACGTTGGAGCTTCGCAGTTCCCACAAGG GTACCAGTATCCCACCATGGACCAGCTGGCTGGGATGCTGCCCACTGTTGTGCAGCATTTTGG atTCAAGAGCATTGTTGGGATCGGAGTCGGAGCTGGAGCTTATATTCTGGCCAAATTTGCT CTGTTGTTCCCTGACATGGTGGAGGGTTTGGTTCTGCTCAACATCGACCCGAACGGCAAAGGGTGGATTGACTGGGCTGCGTCAAAG CTGTCAGGTCTGACCAGCACCATCCCAGACACTGTGCTGCCACATCTTTTCAGCCAG GACGAAATGGTGAACAACACAGAACTGGTTCAGAGTTACCGACAACAGATAACAAACTCCATCAACCACCAAAACCTCCAACTTTTCTGGAACTTGTACAACAG tcgGAGGGACCTGGAGATGAACCGTGGTGGAACAACGATTAATGCCAAGACCTTGAA ATGTCCAGTGATGCTGGTTGTAGGAGACAACGCTCCTGCTGAAGAGGGAGTG GTTGAGTGCAACTCCAAGCTGGATCCAACCAACACCACCTTCCTAAAG ATGGCTGATTCTGGTGGACTGCCACAGCTCACACAG CCAGGGAAGCTGACTGAAGCCTTCAAGTATTTCCTGCAGGGAATGGGCTACA TGCCCTCTGCCAGCATGACCCGCCTGGCCCGCTCCAGGACAGCCTCCCTGACCAGCGCCGGCTCCATGGAGGGGTCCCGCTCTCGCGCCTGCACCAACTCCGACAGCGGCGAGGGTGTCGGTGCGGTCTCCCAGACCATGGAGGTGTCCTGCTGA
- the LOC114153653 gene encoding olfactomedin-4: MKLLAVLPLWALFTVTQQKAPSDDCRCELISSEKQFPYDKLKAAQDAALGCTNTVTPKKSAALDSLLLGLSRRLPQLEQDVGMLEKEDDGQLFGVLSLHVIENELAEIQQMIDKLNRTTTESDHLSENVAQQLENVKEEMEELEKFDTMQVVKRQQANQRLKRDLDQCRNNEVIPTIQPAQLIGGTCRLVNITGPRVHTAGEYPGSYKYGAWGRDPKPEPGKESWHWRVMLTSSNRYAHYVRLYSSLSSLIVGISVPGNVQIHPSNPTTNTIQGPNVVLYAGALYYNCYNKDAVCRFNLTSKGVTSLDLPKGTRYNSKGDFCHLEECYPFTDLDLATDESGVWVVYTTTQDHGNLVLSKVEESEPPKLSRTWRTSVYKRSVTNTFMACGVLYATRFVSKNTEEIFYSFDTTTGKENFKVGIFINKVSSDILSLNYSPVDQMLHVYSDAQMLSYKVLFQMR; encoded by the exons ATGAAGCTGCTTGCCGTCCTTCCATTGTGGGCCCTGTTCACTGTCACCCAGCAG AAAGCACCGTCAGATGACTGTCGGTGTGAGCTGATAAGCTCAGAGAAACAATTTCCCTACGACAAGCTGAAAGCAGCACAGGATGCCGCTTTAGGCTGCACAAACACCGTCACTCCAAAAAAG AGTGCTGCCTTAGACAGCCTGCTGCTGGGCCTGAGTCGACGCCTGCCCCAGCTGGAGCAGGACGTAGGGATGCTGGAAAAGGAGGATGATGGACAGCTGTTCGGAGTTCTGAGTCTGCACGTCATCGAGAACGAGCTCGCAGAGATCCAGCAGATGATTGATAAGCTCAACAGAACCACCACAGAGAGCGACCACCTCAGTGAAAACGTAGCTCAGCAG ttggagAATGTaaaggaagagatggaggagcTGGAAAAATTTGACACCATGCAGGTGGTGAAGAGACAACAAGCCAACCAGCGACTGAAGAGAGACCTGGACCAGTGCAGAAACAATGAAGTTATCCCCACTATCCAACCCGCTCAGCTAATTGGTG GCACCTGTCGTCTCGTCAACATCACCGGACCAAGGGTCCACACAGCTGGAGAGTATCCCGGTTCGTACAAGTATGGAGCCTGGGGTCGGGATCCCAAACCAGAGCCGGGGAAGGAGAGTTGGCATTGGAGGGTGATGTTGACGTCCAGCAACAGATACGCTCATTACGTCCGTCTCTACTCCAGCCTGAGCTCTCTCATTGTTGGTATCAGTGTTCCAG GAAATGTTCAGATCCATCCGTCTAACCCGACCACCAACACCATCCAGGGACCGAATGTGGTTCTGTATGCAGGGGCCTTGTACTACAACTGCTACAACAAAGATGCAGTTTGTCGATTCAACCTCACCTCCAAAGGTGTGACCTCCTTGGATTTACCCAAAGGAACCAG GTACAACTCAAAGGGTGATTTCTGCCACCTTGAAGAGTGCTATCCGTTCACGGACCTGGACCTGGCCACAGACGAGTCGGGTGTCTGGGTGGTCTACACCACCACCCAGGACCACGGGAACCTAGTTCTATCGAAGGTGGAGGAGAGTGAACCGCCGAAGCTCAGCAGAACCTGGCGGACTTCAGTCTACAAGCGAAGCGTGACCAACACCTTCATGGCCTGTGGCGTCCTCTATGCTACACGTTTTGTCagcaaaaacacagaggagatcttttattcttttgataCGACGACAGGAAAGGAGAATTTCAAAGTTGGCATCTTCATAAATAAGGTGTCTTCTGACATTCTGTCCTTGAACTACAGTCCAGTGGACCAGATGTTGCATGTGTACAGTGATGCCCAAATGCTCTCTTACAAGGTTTTGTTTCAAATGAGGTAA